Proteins co-encoded in one Haloarcula pelagica genomic window:
- the acs gene encoding acetate--CoA ligase alpha subunit produces MGRLSTLFAPERVAVIGATDSEGSVGRAITSNLLESFDGEVIAVNPYKESALGLHCYDEITAVESPETVDVAVVVVPPDVAVDSIEAAGAAGIKNVVVITAGFGETGSEGAARERELRAAAQKYDLNLVGPNSLGVMSTPKGLNATFGNEMATEGDISFMSQSGAFVTAVLDWAAERDVGFKDIVSLGNKAILDEGDFIAEWGEDPETDVILGYLEDISDGTEFIRTAREVTQDTPIVLVKSGRTDAGATAAASHTGAMAGSERAYEAGLEQAGTVRVESVQELFDYAQILSGQPLPDGEEIAIVTNAGGPGVMTTDAVGDSDLSLAEFEDATLDRLGEMMPDEANIYNPVDIIGDAPAERFEIALETVLEDDNVSMAVVVACPTAVLSFEELAEVVVEKQREAGVPIATTLMGGKSVGAGQDVLSEAGIPNYFDPARAVDSLDVLNEYRGIRDREFEDPATFDVDRERAREILESASRRDTNRLGVEAMELLDAYGIPTPRGDVVTTPGDAEAIAEEIGDDVVMKIVSPDILHKSDIGGVEVGVSPEDVRDTFEDLVVRARNYQRDATVLGVQVQEMVDLDSGTETILGMNRDPQFGPLLLFGLGGIFVEVLEDNTVRVAPVSEPEAREMLDDIDSAPLLRGARGREPVDEDALVETVQRLSQLVTDFPAIVELDINPLVATPDGVQAVDLRLTLDQDEL; encoded by the coding sequence ATGGGACGACTATCGACGCTGTTCGCGCCGGAGCGAGTCGCCGTGATCGGTGCCACAGACTCGGAGGGCTCTGTGGGCCGCGCCATCACGTCGAACCTGCTCGAATCGTTCGACGGCGAGGTCATCGCGGTCAACCCCTACAAGGAGTCGGCCCTGGGGTTGCACTGCTACGACGAGATCACCGCCGTCGAGTCACCGGAGACCGTCGATGTCGCCGTCGTCGTCGTACCGCCCGATGTCGCCGTCGATTCGATCGAGGCCGCCGGCGCCGCCGGGATCAAGAACGTCGTCGTCATCACCGCCGGGTTCGGGGAGACCGGCAGCGAAGGCGCCGCCCGCGAGCGGGAACTCCGGGCGGCCGCCCAGAAGTACGACCTCAACCTCGTCGGCCCCAACAGCCTCGGCGTGATGTCGACGCCGAAGGGGCTCAACGCAACCTTCGGCAACGAGATGGCGACCGAAGGGGACATCTCCTTCATGAGCCAGTCCGGGGCCTTCGTCACCGCCGTCCTCGACTGGGCCGCGGAACGGGACGTGGGATTCAAGGACATCGTCTCGCTGGGGAACAAGGCGATCCTGGACGAGGGCGACTTCATCGCCGAGTGGGGCGAGGACCCCGAGACGGACGTGATCCTGGGCTATCTGGAGGATATCAGCGACGGAACGGAGTTCATTCGGACGGCCCGTGAAGTGACCCAGGACACGCCGATCGTACTCGTCAAGTCCGGCCGGACCGACGCCGGGGCGACCGCCGCCGCCTCACACACCGGGGCGATGGCCGGCTCCGAGCGCGCCTACGAGGCCGGCCTGGAACAGGCCGGCACCGTCCGGGTCGAGTCCGTCCAGGAACTGTTCGACTACGCACAGATCCTGTCGGGCCAGCCACTCCCCGACGGCGAGGAGATCGCCATCGTCACCAACGCCGGCGGCCCGGGCGTCATGACGACCGACGCCGTCGGCGACTCGGACCTCTCGCTTGCGGAGTTCGAGGACGCCACCCTGGACCGGCTGGGCGAGATGATGCCCGACGAAGCCAACATCTACAACCCCGTCGACATCATCGGGGACGCCCCCGCAGAGCGGTTCGAGATCGCCCTGGAGACGGTCCTGGAAGACGACAACGTCTCGATGGCCGTCGTGGTCGCCTGCCCGACGGCGGTCCTCTCGTTCGAGGAACTGGCCGAGGTCGTCGTCGAGAAACAACGGGAAGCGGGCGTTCCCATCGCGACGACCCTGATGGGCGGGAAGTCCGTCGGCGCGGGCCAGGACGTGCTGAGCGAGGCGGGCATCCCGAACTACTTCGACCCGGCGCGGGCCGTCGACAGCCTGGACGTGCTCAACGAGTACCGGGGCATCCGGGACCGGGAGTTCGAGGACCCGGCGACCTTCGACGTTGACCGCGAGCGCGCCCGCGAGATTCTCGAATCCGCCAGTCGCCGGGACACCAACCGCCTGGGCGTCGAGGCGATGGAACTGCTGGACGCCTACGGCATCCCGACGCCCCGGGGCGACGTGGTCACCACGCCCGGTGACGCCGAGGCGATCGCCGAGGAGATCGGCGACGACGTGGTCATGAAGATCGTCAGCCCGGACATCCTCCACAAGTCCGACATCGGCGGCGTCGAGGTCGGCGTCTCCCCTGAAGACGTGCGGGACACCTTCGAGGACCTCGTGGTCCGTGCCCGCAACTACCAGCGGGACGCGACCGTGCTGGGCGTTCAGGTCCAGGAGATGGTCGATCTCGACTCGGGGACCGAGACCATCCTGGGAATGAATCGGGACCCGCAGTTCGGTCCCCTCCTGCTCTTTGGCCTCGGTGGTATTTTCGTGGAGGTGCTCGAAGACAACACTGTACGGGTCGCCCCGGTGAGCGAGCCCGAAGCACGCGAGATGCTCGACGACATCGACTCGGCGCCGCTGTTGCGCGGCGCCCGCGGGAGAGAGCCCGTCGACGAGGACGCCCTCGTCGAGACGGTCCAGCGGCTCTCACAGCTCGTCACGGACTTCCCGGCGATCGTCGAACTGGACATCAACCCACTCGTCGCGACCCCTGACGGGGTGCAGGCGGTCGACCTGCGACTCACCCTCGACCAGGACGAACTATGA
- a CDS encoding spondin domain-containing protein: protein MTASNGGMTRRQALALGGAALGSVALGSSTVLGQADGSREYRVTVANLTRGQPFTPPAVAAHQPSVEVFAVGDEANEATQQVAENGDLGPLQNLIDDTNAIRGAAVASDPLVPEEDPGDTGLPYYAELTVQADSSAAYFTFLSMLVATNDGIVGLDTVPFPTQTNASRTYFANGYDVGTEQNTELFADLVPPAKTLILGGQPEGVAESDPDLAEEGVIRPHPGITGVGNLPVSVYDWREPAALVQVERLG from the coding sequence ATGACTGCTTCGAACGGCGGAATGACCAGGCGCCAGGCGCTCGCCCTCGGCGGCGCAGCCCTGGGGAGCGTCGCCCTCGGGAGTTCGACGGTACTGGGACAGGCTGACGGCAGCAGGGAATACCGCGTCACCGTCGCGAACCTGACGCGGGGACAGCCGTTCACCCCGCCTGCGGTCGCCGCACACCAGCCGAGCGTCGAAGTGTTCGCGGTCGGTGACGAGGCCAACGAGGCGACCCAACAGGTCGCGGAGAACGGGGACCTCGGGCCGCTGCAGAACCTCATCGACGACACGAACGCGATTCGCGGCGCGGCCGTCGCCAGCGACCCGCTGGTCCCGGAAGAGGACCCCGGTGACACCGGCCTGCCGTACTACGCGGAACTGACCGTCCAAGCGGACTCCAGTGCCGCGTACTTCACGTTTCTCAGCATGCTCGTCGCGACCAACGACGGGATCGTCGGACTCGACACCGTCCCGTTCCCCACACAGACCAACGCGTCCCGGACCTACTTCGCAAACGGCTACGATGTCGGTACGGAACAGAACACGGAGCTGTTCGCCGACCTCGTCCCGCCGGCGAAGACGCTCATCCTGGGCGGGCAACCGGAGGGTGTCGCCGAGAGCGACCCCGACCTGGCCGAAGAGGGCGTCATCCGCCCGCACCCGGGGATCACGGGGGTCGGAAACCTCCCGGTCTCGGTGTACGACTGGCGCGAACCGGCCGCGCTGGTCCAGGTCGAGCGCCTCGGGTAA
- the dpsA gene encoding DNA starvation/stationary phase protection protein DpsA: MATQEHVRREFGTVEENELRLDREKSEQIVTALNQDLADTYTLYHQLKKHHWNVEGAEFRDLHLFLGEAAGNAEEAADELAERAQALGGTPVAGGKAQEEHATVEPEGQDVYDIRTSLENDLAMFGDVIESLRDHIELAENLGDHATAQILREIIVQTEEDAHHVEHYLEDDTLVQ, from the coding sequence ATGGCGACCCAAGAACACGTCCGGCGGGAGTTTGGCACAGTCGAGGAAAACGAACTCCGGCTCGACCGGGAGAAGTCCGAGCAGATCGTCACCGCGCTCAACCAGGACCTCGCGGACACGTACACGCTGTACCACCAGTTGAAGAAACACCACTGGAACGTCGAGGGGGCCGAGTTCCGTGACCTGCATCTGTTCCTCGGCGAAGCAGCCGGAAACGCCGAGGAGGCCGCAGACGAACTCGCGGAACGCGCACAGGCGCTGGGCGGTACGCCGGTCGCCGGCGGGAAGGCACAGGAGGAACACGCGACCGTCGAACCCGAGGGCCAGGATGTCTACGACATCCGGACTTCCCTGGAGAACGACCTGGCGATGTTCGGCGACGTGATCGAGTCGCTGCGAGACCACATCGAACTCGCGGAGAACCTCGGCGACCACGCGACCGCCCAGATCCTCCGGGAGATCATCGTCCAGACGGAGGAAGACGCCCACCACGTCGAACACTACCTCGAAGACGACACGCTGGTCCAGTAA
- a CDS encoding DUF7547 family protein, protein MSGRSDEDITALLTDLVSTLRELETEVEPTTESGLPRPPTPEELLRFTSDVTIPAAILILKTNIQALKLLRRALRMAEGRPTSTGSASAEVKDRATKLSKATLSRLDEALTDIQSAVEGRPEDEEARELLAEARKLRSDLEDRLDEEAPETNGEVPTGDDEPDDVAVDVEAELRSIKDDLDDIDPPDDASDDENGDESDGDDA, encoded by the coding sequence ATGAGTGGACGTTCCGACGAGGACATCACCGCCCTGTTGACCGACCTCGTCTCGACGCTGCGGGAGCTAGAGACGGAGGTCGAACCGACGACCGAGAGCGGACTCCCCCGTCCGCCGACACCGGAGGAACTGCTGCGCTTTACGAGCGACGTGACGATCCCGGCGGCCATCCTGATCCTGAAGACGAACATCCAGGCACTCAAGCTGCTCCGTCGCGCGCTTCGGATGGCCGAAGGACGCCCCACGTCGACGGGGTCGGCGTCCGCCGAAGTAAAAGATCGGGCGACCAAACTGAGCAAGGCGACGCTCTCCCGCCTCGACGAGGCACTCACAGACATCCAGAGTGCCGTCGAGGGCCGACCCGAAGACGAGGAGGCCCGCGAACTGCTTGCGGAGGCCCGCAAACTCCGCTCGGACCTCGAAGACCGACTCGACGAGGAGGCGCCAGAGACCAACGGCGAGGTCCCGACCGGGGACGACGAGCCCGACGACGTTGCCGTCGATGTCGAGGCCGAACTCCGATCGATCAAGGACGACCTCGACGATATCGACCCCCCTGACGACGCTTCAGACGACGAAAACGGGGACGAGAGCGACGGTGACGACGCCTGA